From Chionomys nivalis chromosome 21, mChiNiv1.1, whole genome shotgun sequence, a single genomic window includes:
- the Mlycd gene encoding malonyl-CoA decarboxylase, mitochondrial — translation MRCLGPGLRARRLFPPRYPPQRPGPRAPRLCSGLTAGAMDELLRRAVPPMPAYELREKTPAPAEEQCADFVSFYGGLGETAQRAELLSRLAQGFGVDHGQVAEQSAGVLQVRQQSREVAVLLQAEDRLRYALVPRYRGLFHHISKLDGGVRFLVQLRADLLEAQALKLVEGPHVREMNGVLKSMLSEWFSSGFLSLERVTWHSPCEVLQKISECEAVHPVKNWMDMKRRVGPYRRCYFFSHCSARGEPLIVLHVALTGDISNNIQGIVKEDPPSETEERNRISAAIFYSLSLTQQGLQGVELGTFLIKRVVKELQKEFPHLGAFSSLSPIPGFTKWLLGLLNVQGKEHGRNELFTDSECKEISEVTGDPVHESLKGFLSSGEWVKSEKLVQALQGPLMRLCAWYLYGEKHRGYALNPVANFHLQNGAVMWRINWMADSSLKGLTSSCGLMVNYRYYLEETGANRITYLGSKNIKASEQVLSLVAQFQKNSKL, via the exons ATGAGATGCCTTGGGCCAGGTTTGAGGGCTCGGCGCCTGTTCCCACCCCGCTACCCGCCGCAGCGGCCGGGGCCTCGGGCGCCTCGGCTGTGCAGCGGGCTCACGGCTGGCGCCATGGACGAGCTGCTGCGGCGAGCCGTGCCACCCATGCCAGCCTATGAGCTGCGCGAGAAGACGCCGGCGCCCGCCGAGGAGCAGTGCGCCGACTTCGTGAGCTTCTACGGCGGCCTGGGCGAGACGGCCCAGCGCGCCGAGCTGCTCAGTCGCCTAGCGCAGGGCTTCGGCGTGGACCACGGCCAGGTGGCCGAGCAGAGCGCCGGGGTGCTGCAGGTGCGCCAGCAGTCGCGCGAGGTGGCCGTGCTCCTGCAGGCCGAGGACCGGCTGCGCTATGCGCTCGTGCCGCGCTACCGTGGCCTCTTCCACCACATCAGCAAGCTGGACGGCGGCGTGCGCTTCCTGGTGCAGCTGCGGGCCGATCTGCTGGAGGCGCAGGCCCTCAAGCTGGTGGAGGGGCCGCACGTCCGG gAAATGAATGGAGTGCTGAAGAGCATGCTGTCCGAGTGGTTCTCCTCTGGCTTCCTGAGCCTGGAGCGGGTCACCTGGCACTCCCCCTGTGAGGTGCTTCAGAAGATCAGTGA GTGTGAGGCTGTGCATCCTGTGAAAAACTGGATGGACATGAAGCGGCGTGTGGGGCCATACCGGAGATGCTACTTCTTCTCCCATTGCTCCGCCCGTGGGGAGCCCCTGATTGTCCTGCATGTGGCTCTGACCGGTGACATTTCCAACAACATCCAG GGCATCGTGAAGGAGGACCCTCCATCTGAAACGGAGGAGAGGAACAGGATCTCTGCTGCTATCTTCTATTCCCTCAGCCTGACCCAGCAGGGCCTGCAGGGGGTGGAGCTCGGGACCTTCCTCATAAAGCGAGTGGTCAAGGAGCTGCAG AAGGAGTTTCCTCACTTGGGGGCCTTCTCAAGCCTGTCGCCTATACCTGGATTCACCAAGTGGCTTCTTGGCCTCCTGAATGTGCAGGGAAAGGAGCATGGGAGGAACGAGCTATTCACAGACTCAGAGTGCAAAGAAATCTCAGAGGTCACAGGTGACCCGGTTCACGAGAGCCTCAAGGGCTTCCTGAGCAGTGGTGAGTGGGTGAAGTCAGAGAAACTGGTGCAGGCACTGCAGGGGCCACTGATGAGgttgtgtgcctggtacctgtatGGTGAGAAGCACCGAGGCTACGCCCTCAACCCAGTGGCCAACTTCCATCTACAGAATGGGGCCGTGATGTGGCGCATCAACTGGATGGCTGACAGCAGCCTGAAAGGCCTCACTAGCTCCTGTGGCCTCATGGTCAACTACCGCTACTACCTGGAGGAGACGGGCGCCAACAGAATCACCTACCTGGGCTCCAAGAACATCAAAGCCTCTGAGCAGGTCCTCAGCCTAGTGGCCCAGTTCCAGAAGAACAGCAAGCTCTAG